tgtcatcTAAAGAGAcagaccacatgtcatttagagagagggaccacatgtcatttagagagagagaccgcatgTAATTTAGAGAGAGGCCGcatgtcatttagagagagagaccacatgtcatttagagagagggaccgcatgtcatttagagagagagaccacatgtcttttagagagagagaccgcatgTCATTTAGAGATCGAGACCACAcgtcatttagagagagagagaccacatgtcatcTAGAGAGAGGGACCGCATgtaatttagagagagagaccacatgtcttttagagagagagaccacatgtcatttagagagagagaccacatgtcatttagagagagagaccacatgtcatttagagagagagaccacatgttatttagagagagagaccacatgttatttagagagagagaccacatgtcatttagagagagagaccacatgtcatttagagagagagagaccacatgtctttTAGAGATcgagaccacatgtcatttaaagagagagaccacatgtcatttagaaagagagaccacatgtcatttagaaagagagaccacatgtcatttagagcgagagaccacatgtcatttaaagagagagaccacatgtcatttagaaagagagaccacatgtcatttagaaagagagaccacatgtcatttagagagagaccacatgtcatttagagagagaTCACATGtcatttaaagagagagagaccatatgTCATCTAGAAAGAGAGACAACATGTCATTTAGAGCGAAAAACCGCATGTCATTTAGAAAGAGAGACAACATgtcttttagagagagagaccacatgtcatttaaAGAGAGAGACCGCATgtcagttagagagagagaccacatgtcatttagagagagGGACCACATGTCATCTAGAGAGAGGGACCGcatgtcatttagagagagagaccacatgtcatttagagagagagacaacatgtcATCTAGTGAGAGGGACTGcatgtcatttagagagagagaccacatgtcttttacagagagagaccacatgttaTTTAGAGAtagagaccacatgtcatttaaagagagagaccacatgtcatttagaaagagagaccacatgtcatttagagagagagaccacatgtcatttagagagacagaccacatgtcatttagagagagagaccacatgtcatttaaagagagagaccacatgttatctagaaagagagaccacatgtcatttagagcGAGAGACCGCATGTCATTTAGAAAGAGAAACCGCATGTCATTTAGAGATCGAGACCACGTgtcttttagagagagagaccacatgtcatttaaagagagagaccacatgtcatttatagagagagagaccacatgtcatttagagcgagagaccacatgtcatttagagaTCGAGGCCACATGTTATttagagagagaccacatgtcatttagaaagagagaccacatgtcatttagagcGAGAGACCGCATGTCATTTAGAGATCGAGGCCACGTGTCTTTTagagagagatacaacatgtCATCTAAAGAGAGAGATTGCATGTCATTtaaagagagaccacatgtcatcTAAAGAGAcagaccacatgtcatttagagagagggaccacatgtcatttagagagagagaccgcatgTATTTTAGAGAGAGGCCGcatgtcatttagagagagagaccacatgtcatcTAGAGAGAGGGACCGCATgtaatttagagagagagaccacatgtcttttagagagagagactacatgtcatttagagagagagaccacatgtcatttagagagagagaccacatgtcatttagagagagagaccacatgttatttagagagagagaccacatgttaTTTAGAGAtagagaccacatgtcatttaaagagagagaccacatgtcatttagaaagagagaccacatgtcatttagagcGAGAGACCGCATGTCATTTAGAGATCGAGGCCACATGTCTTTTagagagagatacaacatgtCATCTAAAGAGAGAGATTGCATGTCATTTAAAGAGAGATCACATGTCATCTAAAGAGAcagaccacatgtcatttagagagagggaccgcatgtcatttagagagagagagaccacatgtcatttagagagagaccacatgtcatttagagagagagaccacatgtcatttagagagcaaaaccacatgtcatttagagcgagagaccacatgtcatttagagagagagaccacatgtcatttagagcgagagaccacatgtcatttagagcgagagaccacatgtcatttagagcgagaaaccacatgtcatttagagagCAAAACCACATGTCATTAGTTGTTCAGCTGTTCTCCGTTCATGTGTGTTGCATGCAGAGTTCTTCTCTGAGACATCAGCTGTTGTTCTCCGTTCATGTGTGTTGCAGGCAGAGTACTTCTCTGAGACATCAGCTGTTGTTCTCCGTTCATGTGTGTTGCAGGCAGAGTACTTCTCTGAGACATCAGCTGTTGTTCTCCGTTCATGTGTGTTGCAGGCAGAGTACTTCTCTGAGACATCAGCTGTTGTTCTCCGTTCATGTGTGTTGCAGGCAGAGTACTTCTCTGAGACATCAGCTGTTGTTCTCCGTTCATGTGTGTTGCAGGCAGAGTACTTCTCTGAGACATCAGCTGTTGTTCTCCGTTCATGTGTGTTGCAGGCAGAGTACTTCTCTGAGACATCAGCTGTGTTCTCCGTTCATGTGTGTTGCAGGCAGAGTTCTTCTATGAGTTCCAGACTCTGCGCTCCATGGATCTGGACATCATGGACAACCCCACGGTGAACGTTCCTCTCCTGGGCTCTGTACCACGTCGGCCCTCAGGTGAGACAGGAGCCGGTGAATCCATGCTACCttctcagtgttgttgtttattgaACACATGAGACTGAACAACAAGCAGGAAAGAGTGGAGGAGTGTGAGTCAGCAGCCCAgcgctaaccactagaccacaCAGGCCACTACAGTCAAACAGCTTGAAATCAGTCATAATAGCTTACAATCAGTCATAATAGCTTGAGATCAGTCATAATAGCTTGAAATCAGTCATAATAGCTTGAAATCAGTCATAATAGCTTGAAATCAGTCATAATAGCTTGAAATCAGTCATAATAGCCTGAAATCAGTCATAATAGCTTGAAATCAGTCATAATACCTTGAAATCAGTCATATGAACTTGAAATCAGTCATAATAGCTTGAAATCAGTCATAATAGCTTGAAATCAGTCATATGAACTTGAAATCAGCCATAATAGCTTGAAATCAGTCATATGAATTTGAAATCAGTCATAATAGCCTGAAATCAGCCATATGAATTTGAAATCAGTCATAATAGCCTGAAATCAGCCATATGAATTTGAAATCAGTCATAATAGCCTAAAATCAGTCATATGAATTTGAAATCAGTCATAATAGCCTGAAATCAGCCATACTCAGCATACTGATTACTGCGTTGTAATGTGatgtttctgtgtgttttaaGTGGTGCAGGTGGGCTTCCCGTGTTTAGGAGGCCAGGACGGCGTAGCAGCGTTTGAGGTCACCATACTGGTCATGGACGCCGGCGGGAACATCATCCTGAGGACACCTCACAACGCCATCTTCTTCAAGACCTGCCAGAGAGGTGAGGATGCAGCTCCCAGAGTTTCATTTACACTTTTAACATGTTACCTCTGTTTTGAATGGTCCACTAGAAGAGGAggtgagtggagaggaggggaggggagaggagaggagagtgggggagaggatgggaggggagtggagaggagaggagaggagtggagtggagaggagaggagagtaggggagaggagaggagaggagaggagaggagaggagaggagaggagtggagaataTTGGCTCTCATTATCACCAGAGATGATTGGCTAGCTCTCAGCATCGCCAGAGATGATTGGCTAGCTCTCATTATCACCAGAGATGATTGGCTAGCTCTCAGCATCACCAGAGATGATTGGCTAGCTCTCAGCATCGCCAGAGATGATTGGCTAGCTCTCAGCATCACCAGAGATGATTGGCTAGCTCTCAGCATCACCAGAGATGATTGGCTAGCTCTCAGCATCACCAGAGATGATTGGCTAGCCCTCAGCATCGTCAGAGATGATTGGCTAGCTCTCAGTCTGCATTACCCTGTCTGATTTAGCCCTATCTCTGCTGCTGCTGACTGGATAttataacattaccctgtctgatTTAGTTCTACCTCTGCTGCTGACTGGATAttataacattaccctgtctgacTTAGTTCTACCTCTGCTGACTGGATAttataacattaccctgtctgatTTAGTTCTACCTCTGCTGCTGCTGACTGGATAttataacattaccctgtctgatTTAGTTCTACCTCTGCTGCTGCTGACTGGATAttataacattaccctgtctgatTTAGTTCTACCTCTGCTGCTGACTGGATAttataacattaccctgtctgatTTAGTTCTACCTCTGCTGACTGGATAttataacattaccctgtctgatTTAGTTCTACCTCTGCTGCTGCTGACTGGATAttataacattaccctgtctgatTTAGTTCTACCTCTGCTGCTGCTGACTGGATAttataacattaccctgtctgatTTAGTTCTACCTCTGCTGCTGACTGGATAttataacattaccctgtctgatTTAGTTCTACCTCTGCTGCTGCTGACTGGATAttataacattaccctgtctgatTTAGTTCTACCTCTGCTGACTGGATAttataacattaccctgtctgatTTAGTTCTACCTCTGCTGACTGGATAttataacattaccctgtctgatTTAGTTCTACCTCTGCTGCTGACTGGATAttataacattaccctgtctgatTTAGTTCTACCTCTGCTGCTGACTGGATAttataacattaccctgtctgatTTAGTTCTACCTCTGCTGCTGCTGACTGGATAttataacattaccctgtctgatTTAGTTCTACCTCTGCTGCTGACTGGATAttataacattaccctgtctgatTTAGTTCTACCTGTGCTGCTGCTTACTGGATAttataacattaccctgtctgatTTAGTTCTACCTCTGCTGCTGACTGGATATTATAACATTACCCTTTCTGATTTAGTTCTACCTCTGCTGCTGACTGGATAttataacattaccctgtctgatTTAGTTCTACCTCTGCTGACTGGATAttataacattaccctgtctgatTTAGTTCTACCTCTGCTGCTGACTGGATAttataacattaccctgtctgatTTAGTTCTACCTCTGCTGACTGGATAttataacattaccctgtctgatTTAGTTCTACCTCTGCTGACTGGATAttataacattaccctgtctgatTTAGTTCTACCTCTGCTGACTGGATAttataacattaccctgtctgatTTAGTTCTACCTCTGCTGCTGACTGGATATTATAACATTAACCTGTCTGATTTAGTTCTACCTCTGCTGCTGACTGGATAttataacattaccctgtctgatTTAGTTCTACCTCTGCTGCTGACTGGATAttataacattaccctgtctgatTTAGTTCTACCTCTGCTGACTGGATAttataacattaccctgtctgatTTAGTTCTACCTCTGCTGACTGGATAttataacattaccctgtctgatTTAGTTCTACCTCTGCTGACTGGATAttataacattaccctgtctgatTTAGTTCTACCTCTGCTGACTGGATAttataacattaccctgtctgatTTCGTTCTACCTCTGCTGCTGCTGACTGGATAttataacattaccctgtctgatTTAGTTCTACCTCTGCTGCTGACTAGATATTATAAGATGTGGTACAACCACAACAGAAGTGGTTGAGATGCCCAGagagcaggatgtatagagaggtatagagacagcaggatgtatagagacagcaggatgtatagagacagcaggatgtatagagacagcaggatgtatagagacagcaggatgtatagagaggtatagagacagcaggatgtatagagacagtaggatgtatagagaggtatagagacagcaggatgtatagagacagcaggatgtatagagacagca
This Salvelinus fontinalis isolate EN_2023a unplaced genomic scaffold, ASM2944872v1 scaffold_1559, whole genome shotgun sequence DNA region includes the following protein-coding sequences:
- the LOC129849600 gene encoding wnt inhibitory factor 1-like, which translates into the protein AEFFYEFQTLRSMDLDIMDNPTVNVPLLGSVPRRPSVVQVGFPCLGGQDGVAAFEVTILVMDAGGNIILRTPHNAIFFKTCQRAKCPGGCRNGGFCNERQVCECQDGFYGPHCEKALCSPRCLNGGLCMSPGVCICPPGYYGDGCDK